A single genomic interval of Zingiber officinale cultivar Zhangliang chromosome 4A, Zo_v1.1, whole genome shotgun sequence harbors:
- the LOC121971179 gene encoding mitochondrial inner membrane protein OXA1-like, with amino-acid sequence MACCRRSLTASFTQLTRRLRPSCAHILLDDRETTEPTNPPPLSQFPSRYYSSALVPSVSSHVGWRSPGFSPLGFDSSLLRSYSSATEGSTEIGLVNDVTEVLSDSGVVETAVAAVPAPFPGEVAAAAADSFLPVAALQHLIDAVHSFTGLNWWASIALTTVLIRMLTVPLLLSQMKSTVKLSMIKPEMEQIREQMDTMDPKSLQEGQKRMKELFKKHGVTPFTPLKGLFIQGPVFMSFFFAISNMVEKVPSFKGGGTLWFTDLTTPDPQYILPILTALVFFATVELNMLEGMEGNSMAKTMKNFSRGLAVLTVPFTASFPKAIFCYWVTSNLFSLGYGFVVKRPPVRKFLNLPEVVPQPQPAGGNFSFFGTSKQTEPVALSTTAEAASPVFPPRVKVSEQSRTSEKKIYSSSAISHRIRNLEKTVKARNKTKKR; translated from the exons ATGGCTTGTTGCCGGAGAAGCCTCACCGCCTCGTTCACCCAACTCACCCGCCGCCTCCGCCCCTCCTGCGCTCACATCCTCCTCGATGATCGGGAAACCACCGAACCCACGAATCCTCCGCCGTTGTCCCAGTTTCCTTCCCGTTACTACTCCTCTGCTCTCGTCCCATCGGTCTCTAGCCATGTTGGATGGAGAAGCCCCGGCTTCTCTCCTCTCGGCTTCGACTCCTCCCTCCTGCGCAGCTATTCCTCAGCCACCGAAGGCTCGACTGAGATCGGACTCGTAAACGACGTCACGGAGGTCTTGTCCGACAGCGGAGTGGTGGAGACCGCTGTTGCGGCCGTCCCAGCTCCTTTTCCTGGGGAGGTAGCAGCTGCGGCGGCTGATTCGTTTCTTCCCGTGGCAGCTCTGCAGCATTTGATCGATGCAGTTCATTCTTTCACGGGTCTCAACTG GTGGGCTTCCATTGCTCTGACGACTGTATTGATCAGGATGCTTACTGTTCCGCTTCTGTTGAGTCAGATGAAATCCACTGTGAAGCTTAGT ATGATAAAACCAGAGATGGAGCAGATTAGGGAACAAATGGAT ACAATGGATCCCAAATCATTACAGGAAGGTCAAAAACGAATGAAGGAATTGTTCAAAAA GCATGGGGTCACACCATTTACTCCACTGAAGGGACTCTTTATCCAAGGCCCAGTATTCATGAGTTTCTTTTTTGCA ATCTCGAACATGGTTGAGAAAGTTCCATCTTTCAAGGGTGGTGGGACTCTATGGTTCACTGACTTGACAACGCCTGATCCTCAGTACATCCTTCCAATATTGACAGCGCTGGTATTCTTTGCAACTGTAGAG CTTAACATGCTAGAAGGAATGGAAGGAAATTCTATGGCAAAAACCATGAAGAACTTCTCCAGGGGTCTTGCAGTATTAACAGTTCCATTTACAGCCAGCTTTCCAAAG GCTATCTTCTGTTACTGGGTTACATCGAACCTTTTCTCGCTTGGGTATGGTTTTG TGGTGAAACGCCCTCCTGTGAGGAAGTTCTTGAATCTCCCAGAAGTAGTTCCTCAACCACAACCCGCGGGTGGGAACTTCTCTTTCTTTGGCACCTCCAAGCAGACAGAACCTGTAGCCCTATCTACAACAGCTGAGGCAGCGTCTCCAGTTTTTCCACCGAGGGTTAAGGTGTCCGAGCAAAGTAGGACCTCTGAGAAAAAGATATATTCTTCTTCCGCTATAAGTCACCGGATTAGAAACTTGGAGAAGACCGTCAAAGCTAGAAACAAAACTAAGAAAAGGTGA